The Helianthus annuus cultivar XRQ/B chromosome 11, HanXRQr2.0-SUNRISE, whole genome shotgun sequence region GACTAGTGTGTAGTTTGCGAGAGAGTTGAGAGTTAGCAAAAGCCTGCTGTGTTCGAGTGTTGTATGTTATCTATCTAAAAATGAGCTCATAATTACCTTATAAAAAATGGAAACTAATACGTAACAAACAATGCGAAATTTAAGAAAGTATCCCATGTTCTCCATAACGGATACACGCCTTCAACTCGTGTGAAATAGAGAGCATATTCCCCGAAATTCCAGCATTGACTAAGTCCAATTCGTTATGTAAATTTGAATATAAGGTGTAAACAATATACCGGAGCCTCCGGAAATGAAGTTAATAATTTGAGCGTCTGCAGGTGGTGCAGGACCTCTTTCTGGCACtttttcaggatcctggatccttgattTCTTCCTTCCGAGCAGCTCTTTCAAGTGACCTTTGCTGAGGAGGTAACCTATCTCCTTTCTGAGTGCAATGCATTCATCAGTAAGGTGGCCAAagtcttcatggtatgcacaccactttgatttatcctTGAAGGTTGTAGACTTTTCATTCTTCTTGGGCCATCTAGCTTTCTCACCTAGATTCTTCAAAGCAAGCATCAACTCACTATTATctacagaaaaacaatattcagagaTATAAGGATATTCTTCCTCATCTTCTTCTTGTTCAACTAATGAACATTTTGATTGTCGTGCTTGGAGTATTGCTTGGATCGATTGTTCTTGTAAAAGGATCCTTGCTTCTCATGTTTAGATGATCCAGATAACCTGTCCtggatccttttatcatcctctagtcggatgaatcttagagccctgttccttacttcatctaggttcctgtaaggtgtcataacaagatcatcatagaaagGAGAACTTTTTTGCAGTCCCATTTTAAATGCTTCTACAGCAGTGGCAATGTCTAAGTTTGGGATTTCTAAGGATTCTCTACCAAATTTAGTAACATAATCTCTGAGTGATTCATCACGGCCTTGGGTTATtctgtataaatcactagttaaccTCTTAAAggttctactacaagaaaactggttattgaataagttaactaagtGTGAAAATGAAGTTATAGAATAgggaggaagacttagcagccattttagTGCTGATCCAGTAAGTGTGGATCCAAAGCCCTTGCATAAACAGACTTCTTTCAATCTTTCAGGGATGgtgttgatctccatcctttctctataCTGAGCCACATGCTCTTCTGGATCGGTGGTACCGTCGTATAACTTCATATTGGGGGTTTGAAAATGCTTTGGTATCTCAGTATTGCATATGGAAGGTGCAAAGCGACATATTCTATGACTTTCATCTGGAATCTCATGAATTGGTTTGACCACTCCTGAggcactggatatcatgtccttgaGTTtctgcaactctctggccatagcTTGGTTGATTCCTGCATCCTGCATGTAACCAAAGTTAGTATCAAAAGATGTATTAAAGTTATTACCTTCTGATTGGTTTGAAGTTGGTATCCAAGTAGTGTATCTAGGATAAGACATGTCTGGTGTAATAGTTAGGCCAGAAGACGCAATGGTTTACATAGGGATGGAATCCCCTTCATGAATTTCAGAGCTTCTCCAAGATtgtctccctgaggatccttgatcctgaaagaCATTGGGTCCCGGATAGGTCTGTACTGGAGTCCTGGATATGTGATCCATAGTTATAAAAATTGCCCACTAACATCAATAtaatcaaaaaaagaatttaacAAGAAAAAACTTTTTGATTAAAATTGAAGGCACATAAACCCTAAACTATAACTCCTATTTATACAAAACAACCCTTGGAGAACACGTAACATACTCTTATAAggaaactaaataaaataaaactaacacAAATCTTAAATCTTCCTACTAAAATAAAACTAAACCATTAAGCATCATCCAACTTTTGACTTATGACAAGATTAGCCCCAAGAATCACCCCCCAATCttatcaagttctcctaagtcttgAATACCAAGTAAGACCCAAAGTTCTTCCACCTTAATACTCGGTCTCATGTGTTCGTTTTGCGTTAACACTTTTGTTGCAGCTGACACAACACCGCACCCCTGTTTTCTAACTCCTTTGGGATCATACCATAACTTTTCCAAACACTTGAACAATCAACCACAAACAAGGTAACATCATTTCTCTTCCACCTTCATCAAACTTGCTACTTCATCACCTTTGAAGTCTGTTGTTGATCCAATCTAGCACTGCACTATATCTAGGTTTTCTCCTTTGATCAGGCCTACAATCACTGCTTCTTGGTTGCTACGGTCTTGCTGTTGTTGATCATAACCTAGATCACTACAACCTGTTTTTGCAGTTTGATCAACAAACCCTCTTGCACCCGCCTTTTTTATCGCGTCAACCTTTTTTCCTTCCTTCTTAACCTCCCAATTTGATAAATCGCTTTGATATCAATGTTGGAAATCAGACCTTCTTCAATataatcaaacaaagaatttaacaagaaaaaaactttttggttaaacttGAAGGTACATAAACTCTAAACTATAACTTCTATTTATACAAAACAAACCTTGATGCCCAAGAACAAACCTAGACTAGAATTAGGaaaccaaataataataaaataaaactaccATAAATACTAAATCTTCCACTTAAAATAACTTTCGTCCCACCGCATATGCTTCCTCTCTTGATATCATTTACACCCAGCACTTTCCCCTTCATAAAACCTCAACTTCACTCACACACCCATTTCATCAAAACCATTAGCCCTAACATAGTCGACACTTGGGCGCCGGCTTGAGTCGATGCCCGGATACAGATACATTCGAGTCCTGGAGTTGATAAGTATCCAAGTCGGTGTCCATATTAGAATAGAAATGAATTTATGTATTGTTTATCTGCTGATGTTTAAGTGTTGTGGTCGGTTTCAATTTACGTGTTTAACAAGATAGTGAATTAGTATAAACACCCATGTTGAGGTCTAGGTTTTGTGTACCCTTCTAATCAATTCTCTTGAAGTTTTTCTTAATTAAAAGTGTCGCGTGAAGTTGTGCAACAACTTGAGTAATTGAGTTCGAGATCAAGGTTTGGAATTGGGTTCCAGCATGACAATGTCTCTGATTCAACCTTGCGTAAGAACATTCACATTGGAGCCTCTATTCTATATaatatagagagaagaatagagaaaacaacaaaaatactACCACATTGGAATTTCTATAATAGAGAAACATATATAAACAGTAAAGCACACCTTTATATTTAGAGATTCATATTCAACACTCTATATTTTTATTGTGAGTATGTAGAAAAGggaaaaatactaaaataaatgtTTGTGAGTAAGAAAATAAATAGAGATAGAGAGTCGGATATGAGatgtttttgaaaaattaacaaaatttagaaaaaggtgTATTCTTATATAGATGAAGATGAAGTATGCTATAACAATGATTGTATAGATAAATTGagtaaacttccattttgctccttgtggtttggtcactttaacggttttgccccaaacctttaaaaatagccattttactccctgatgttttgattttgttgccagtttgctccctgcggggagcaaaatggaaacataaacaatttggatggagttagaggcggggagcaaactggcaaaaaaaacTGAAACATCAGGGagcaaaatggctatttttaaaggtttggagcaaaaccgttaaagtgaccaaaccacagggagcaaaacggaagtttactcatcATAAATGTATTTAATAGACACTAACAAGGACATAATAACGAAGATCTTATCCAGATCCTGTGatgtattataaaaatataaGACATATTTCTCCATATAATTATAACATGCCAATGTCAATGCATCGATCAGCTCTTGATTTCTTTATAACCAAATTGACAGCAGATGCTTTCTCCGTGATTCCCTTTACACAACAATCTCCATTATATATGCATCTTTGTTAATGCATGTAGTTTAGTATGTGTTagttcaccaccaccatcatcttctaACCATTTAAGCTCACAAAAATGGACCATGACACAATAGACTCCTCTGAGTACTCATTCAGCAGCTATTTCATTGACGGAAACCCCAACATGTTCCAACCCGATTTCATACTAGAAGAAACTGATTTCGATACACTCATTAGCGCCATTCGAAGCGAGCCTGCAGCAGATCCAATTGAAAGTTTCTATTCAGACTACGGATACAATCAATTTACCAACGCCTATATGGAGCTGCCACTCAGGAATGATGCTGTCTTGGCAGCTGGTGCTGACTTCGGCGGTTATGAGATGATGGATCCAAACCCAGGTCAGCTGGTTTGGAACCAGGAAGTGGAGGAGGATATGAAGGATGATGATTCGTCTGAGACAGCGACAACCAATAAACCCGAAACCACAAAGAGAATCGGCGGTGCAAAGGGTGATCGGACGAGGACTTTGATCTCTGAGCGGAAGAGGAGAAGTGGGATGAAGGAGAAGCTATACGCGTTGCGTTCGTTAGTACCCAATATTACCAAGGTAGCTAaaagataaaatatattttaCATAATATATTAGTTGATTTATTGTAGATATTCTATAGGTAAATACAACAATATTATTCAATATTATTTTGAACCTTCAAATTCTTAATATTTCAATCGCAGATGGATAAAGCTTCAATTGTTGGAGATGCAGCACGATACATTCAAGATCTTCAAACACAATCGAGGAATTTAAGGGCTGAGATTGCAACAATCGAAGcaactaaaaccctaaaaacatcatCATCCCAGAATTCGAAAATCGCTCATGCTTCATGCCAAATTCCTACATTAAAGATGATATCAAAGGTTTCAAGAAAAAAATAACATTGTGTACTTAAGAAACTAATTAATTATATGCATCAAACCTTAATTTTGTGTTCTTTTTACGAGGTTCAGTTGGACATGTTTCAAGTTGAGGAGAAAGAATACTATGTAAGACTCATTTGCAACAAAGGACGAGGTGTTGCGGCTTCACTTCATCGAGCACTTGAGTCGCTCACAAGCTTTCAAGTCCAAAGTTCGAATTTATCCACTGTTAATGATGATTTTGTTTTGACATTCACGTTAGATGTAAGTTTAACTTCGTATCTATTTAAAATTTCATCTTCGGCTAAATTTGATAAGTAATTAGCAGTGTGATAAGCCTTAATGACCATTAGGTTCttggttcgattcccacaaaggggttTTCTCTAAATTTATTGGGGTTTCCTTGTGAATTAGCTAGTATATAGACATTATTGCCTAGTgtaga contains the following coding sequences:
- the LOC110887297 gene encoding transcription factor FER-LIKE IRON DEFICIENCY-INDUCED TRANSCRIPTION FACTOR, with the translated sequence MFQPDFILEETDFDTLISAIRSEPAADPIESFYSDYGYNQFTNAYMELPLRNDAVLAAGADFGGYEMMDPNPGQLVWNQEVEEDMKDDDSSETATTNKPETTKRIGGAKGDRTRTLISERKRRSGMKEKLYALRSLVPNITKMDKASIVGDAARYIQDLQTQSRNLRAEIATIEATKTLKTSSSQNSKIAHASCQIPTLKMISKLDMFQVEEKEYYVRLICNKGRGVAASLHRALESLTSFQVQSSNLSTVNDDFVLTFTLDVAVCEFDINLPNLKLWLSSAFVNQGFQFNTFRSR